In Gloeomargarita sp. SKYB120, a single window of DNA contains:
- a CDS encoding peptidoglycan recognition protein family protein, with product MRRWQRWLTWGVLALLFLVATQVWAWWQRPTATILISQLSPLPAGPGLCPEGLSRAKSWPQYQPPEETAFVHPSNYGQRHQLDVWGQPISYPPLIVLHETAGPADAAISLFQKDHTGRDDLQVSYHVIIRCDGTVVYLVPPEMRAYGAAPSSFRGEAVKTNPKGVFSVNNFAYHISLESPEDGYYRPPPQSQPSQTPKPDMVTTTKAAPAPSSPPPTNPLFHSGYTDAQYQSLAWLIAKTCVPWERITTHKAVDTSGSRSDPRSFDWQKFRRYLNQYPRRREIFFGFHNE from the coding sequence CTGCTCTTCCTGGTAGCGACGCAGGTGTGGGCATGGTGGCAACGACCAACAGCAACTATTCTGATTAGCCAACTATCGCCGTTACCCGCAGGACCCGGGTTGTGTCCGGAAGGTCTATCGAGGGCGAAGTCCTGGCCGCAGTACCAGCCCCCTGAGGAAACAGCATTCGTGCACCCTAGCAATTACGGTCAGCGGCATCAGTTGGATGTATGGGGACAACCGATCAGCTACCCGCCCCTGATTGTTCTCCATGAAACGGCTGGACCTGCCGATGCAGCGATTAGTCTGTTTCAAAAGGACCATACAGGCCGCGATGACTTGCAGGTGAGTTATCACGTGATTATCCGCTGTGATGGAACGGTTGTGTATCTAGTGCCACCGGAAATGCGGGCTTACGGGGCAGCGCCATCCTCGTTTCGGGGCGAAGCAGTGAAAACGAATCCCAAAGGTGTCTTTTCGGTCAATAATTTTGCCTATCACATTTCGTTGGAATCGCCTGAGGATGGCTACTACCGCCCGCCGCCGCAATCACAACCGTCTCAGACTCCAAAACCAGATATGGTGACGACCACCAAAGCAGCACCCGCGCCTAGTTCACCGCCACCCACAAACCCCCTTTTCCACAGTGGCTACACCGATGCTCAGTATCAATCCCTGGCGTGGTTGATTGCCAAAACCTGTGTGCCCTGGGAACGCATCACCACCCACAAAGCCGTGGATACATCCGGCTCACGTTCTGACCCCCGCAGTTTCGATTGGCAAAAATTTCGGCGCTACCTGAACCAGTATCCCCGTCGCCGGGAAATTTTCTTCGGATTTCACAATGAATAG